The genomic segment CCGGCGGGCAAGCCAATGGGCCGCTATGTCCGCTCGGCCCGGGACGCTTGGCGGGCCTTCGCCCCGGCCACCTGGCTGGGTTGGCAGATCGATTCGAACTGGACCGACCTCTTCACCTTCAGCATTTACACCCTGATCAAGCCGATGGCCGGGGCGCTCATCGTCGTCGTCATGTATCTCGTGGGCACCAGGACGAGTACCCGGACCGACTTCTTCGCCCAGATGTACACGGGCAACGCCTTTTACACCTACCTGGGGGCGATCATCTACGGGATGTCCTGGGTCATCCATGAGGATCGCGAGCACTACGAGATGATCAAGTACGTCTACATCGGGACCGTCCACCTGTACTGGTACCTGCTGGGACGGGCGGTGGCCAAGTTCCTGGTGGCCACGCTGTCGGTGGTGATCCTGCTGGCTGCGGGCAAGCTCTTCCTCGGCCTCCAGCTCACGCCGGCGACGGTGGACTGGGCCTACTTCCTGGGCGCCTTCCTCCTGGGCATCGCCGCCGCGACCGGACTCGGGCTGGCCTTGGCCGGAGCGATGATGATCACGGCCAGGCAGGCCGAGATGGCCTCGGAAGTTGTCTCCGGCGCGTTCTACCTGGTTTGCGGGTTCCTGTTCCCCATCGACGTCCTGCCCCGATGGGGTCAGGCGATCGCCCGGTGGATCCCTTTCACCTATTGGAACGAAGCGATCAAGCGCGGCCTGTTCGGGCACGGTTCGAACAAGGCCCTGGCGGCCATGTCGAACGGCGATGTCATGACCTGGCTTCTCGTCAGCACGGCCGTCTGCGCCGTCCTTTCTTTCCTGGCCTTCTTCGGCGCCGAGAGCCTGGCCAAGCGGCGGGGGCTGCTGGACCAACTCACGTCTTACTGAGAGGCGGAGCCGCGGCCGCCAAAGCGTCCGCGGCGGGGCACCGATTCGCCGCCGACGTCACCGCTGGAGCCCGGAGCCTGGGGGTCGCCCCCAGGCTCCTTCGTCGTCTTAGGCCGGAACGTGACGGCCTTTCTCCGATTCCAGAGGTCGGCTGCTTTGTCAGGCCGGCGACATTGTTCCCTTCAACTTCCACCGGCCGCCGACCAAGGCGGTCCGTTCAAAGAGACTTCGTCCATCCAGCGATTACCAGAACCGCCCGGCCTCAAGACCGCATCGGCCAAGCTCCGACCAAGCTATCCGGGGCTGTTTGCCGGCCGCTAACTGGAAAGGGCGCCCAGACGGCGACCGTATATGCCTTTTGGGCCGAACATATAATAAAGCAACGGAAGGGAGCGCGATCGACCAGTGGAAGTGCTTGCCATCGGAACTTCTGAAGACATCCTACCCATCCGCAACCGCCTTTCGTCGGAATTCCGCTTTCTCGAGGAAGAGGGCTTGAGCGTCTCCATCCACGAGTCGGAGCGCGGCAACCTTCATCTCCTGGGCTGTCGCCTGGATGCCCACCGGAGACTCGGCCAGACCGAAGCGGTGGAATCGTTCCAGCACTATGTGGCCAATGCCCTGTCCGACGTGATCATCAATGACTGGGAGCGGAACCTCCTTCGCAAGATGATCAAGACCGGTTACTACTACTTCAGCGAGCAGGAACAGGACGCCGTCTACGATTACGCCAAACGCGGTCTGTCCGGCCGCCACGGGGGCAAGGAGGACGAGGTCCTCTACAAGATCAACCGCAAGGGACGGGTCCTCGAGCGGCTCCTCGAATACCTCAAGCAGAACACGGAACTGGTGGTCGAAGGATTCGTCACCTTCCGCCTCCAGGACTACCTATCGGAGTTGGAAGAGGCGGTCGACCAAGCGGTCGATGACTTCCTCCTCGAGCGGGAGTACCGCGAATTCATTCGCCTGCTCAAGTACTTCGTCGACGCCCAGGAGCCCAAGCTGGAGATGGTCCACGTCTTCATCAACCCGGACGGGACCTTCAAGCTCGTCGATTCACAGCAGAACGTGATCAACAACGAATACCTCGAGGAGTTCGTGGTCGAGATGATCGAGACCGAGGTCAACTATGACGATCTGTTGGTCAGCGCCCTGATCACCATCGCTCCGAGGACGCTGACGGTCCACACCCGGAAGATGGAGGAGAACGATGAGACCCTGGAGACTATCCGAAATGTCTTCGGGGAGCGGGCCAAGTTCTGCTACGGATGCCGGATGTGCCAGAACGAGAGTCAGCTCAAACCGGTCCAGTTGAAGGGAAAGACCCACCAACCCTGACGGGATTTGCCAAGCCTGGAGAGGCCCCGACCCTTAGCGCGCCGCCGCTCGCCGTGGCGGCGTGCTTTTTCCGGGGTCGGCCTCTGATGGGCATGCTATATGGGGCGACGATCCCCCGGATGGAGGAACGATTGAATGAAACGAGCTGCGCCGGGACGGGCCGCCACCGCCGGCCCATTACTTGGCCGGGGCCTGGCCTTGCTGGCGTCAGCGTTGCTCGTGTGTTCGATCGCCGGCGGCCCGGCCCTCGCCGCCGGTTTGGGTCGGGGAAGCGGGGGAATGACCGGGGCCGAGGTCGTCGAGATCACCGGCCTGGACGGCGTGATCACCGAGACCCTCCACAGTTCCCGTCACAAAGCGACCGCCGTGGCCTTCCTCGAACCGGGGGCCGACCGCGAGTCCCTGGCCCTGGTTCGCGACGGCCATCCGTTCGTCGTCGCCAAGTCCCGGGTGGATGGCCTCATCGGGTGGTCCCTCGACCAGAACCTGCTGGCCTACATCATCTTCCGGGACAACCGACAGCTGCTCTGCCTCTACAACCCGACGGCCCGGTCCTTGGATTTCGACGACCTCCCGGGGGAGGCCGGCGGCAAGGTGCGGGGTGGCGGTTGGACGGCCACCGGCGAGGTCGTCCTCTACAGTGGGGACGGGCTGTTCACCCGGGCCGGCACGGGGGATTGGTCCTTCAGTGCCTTTCCTCAAGGCTTCCGCCTCCTGCCCGGCCCACGGTTCACGACGGCCATCATCGGCGGGTGCGGAACCGAGATCCTCGGGATCGATCACGACTGCCTGGCCGTCTGGGACATCGTCACCGGAGCCGTCCGGCGCGGCCCGAGCGCCCGAGGGGTCCAGGACGCCGGGTTGACCATGCGCGGCAACCACGTCTGGGTGACCAAGGTCGGCCGGGTCACCTCGTTGCTGGTGTACGACATCCATTGGCGCCACCTCGGCCGGCGCGACGGGCTGGCCGCGCCCGGAGTCGCCTCGTCGAGGCACGGTTGGGACCTCTTCTACCTGACCGACGTCCGTGGACGAGTCGGCGTCGGCCGGTGGGACCTGGGGCATAACCGTCGGTATGACCTGGGCCTCCTGCCCGCCGGCGCCAAGCCGCTGGGCCTGGCCATCTCCGACGATGACCGCCGGCTACTGGTGCGGGTTCAGGAGAAGGGGACGATGATCGAGGTCCCGCTGAAGATCGAATGACGCCCCTTCAGCCGGCCGAACTCCTGGCCCTCCCTATCCTCGGGGCCCTTCTGGGCGGCTTCGCCGCCTTCATTGCCGTCAAGTCCCTCTTCTGGCCGGCCCGCCCCGTGCGTCTCCCCATCCTCGGCTGGAGGATCCAGGGCCTCATCCCGGGGCACCAAGAGGAGGCCGCCAAGGCCCTCGGCCGGCTGGTCGAGGAGCGGGTCCTCTCCAGGCCGGATCTCTACGCCAAGCTGGTCGACCCAGTCCTCCGGGGCGAGCTTGTCGGCTCCCTGGCCGCGGCCCTCGAGACCCGGGTCCGGGCGCTGGTTCCGGGGATCATCCCAGCCTTTGCGGCGACCGCGGTGGCCGCCCTGGTCCGGCGGGTCGCTCAGCGGGAGCTGGGCAGCCTCCTCGGACTCTATCTCGATCGTCTGGCCAGCCGGGTCGAAGGCGGCCTCGGCCTGGGGAAGCTGGTCGAGGACCGGGTCATGGCCCTCAGCCCGAACGACCTCGAGGAGTTGGTCAAGGGCCTTGCCGGTCCGCAACTCCGCTGGGTCCAAGCCCTCGGGGTGTTATTCGGGCTGGTCGTCGGTCTGGGTCAGGCCGTGTTGATCTGGCCGCTGGTCTCGAGGTGACCGTCCGACTCTGGACGGACCCCGGAAAGCTTGACAACTTCGTGCTCTCCAGGGTACAATTTCAGATAATGTTGGTTGTCTCTCAATGTTTTCGGTGATGACGGGGAGAGTACGGTGGCCGATGGCCTTTCAGAGACGGGGGGCCCGGGGCGCAAGGAGCGGCCCGGGGTGTGAGCCCCTCGAGGGCGGGGCGACCTGAAGACCACCCCGGAACCCCCGGCGAGAAGTCCCCCACTTCAGGGTGGGAGCGGCCAAGCCGGGCGCCGGCCGGCGTTACTGGTCGATTGAGTGGGTGGACCCGGCCGGGGCTCAGACGGCCGGACCGCCAATCAGGGTGGAACCGCGGGGAACCGACCCCTCGCCCCTGTTCCGGGGCGAGGGTTTTTTGTATCCTCAGCCCCAGCCCCGGAAGCGTCGGACCAAAGGAGTGATAGGCAATGGAGCAGATCAAGGTCACCCTTCCCGACGGGTCCCAAAGAGAATTCCCGAAAGGGGTCAAACCGGCCGAGATCGCCGCTTCGCTGAGCCAGAAGCTGGCCAAGAGCGCCCTCGCCGCCAAGGTCGACGGCCGGCTGGTCGACCTTTCGCGGCCGCTCAACCGAGACGCCCTGGTCGAGTTGGTCACCTTTGACTCGCCCGAGGGTCAGGCGGTCTACCGGCACACGGCCGCCCACGTCCTCGCCCAAGCGGTCAAGAGGCTCTTTCCCGAGGCCAAACTGACCATCGGGCCGGCCATCGAGGATGGTTTCTACTACGACTTCGACGTCGAGAAGCCGTTTACGCCCGAGGACATCGAGCGGATCGAGGCCGAGATGAAGAAGATCATCCAAGAGAATCTGGCCCTCGAACGTTCCGAAGTCAGCCGCGGGGAAGCCGTCTCCGAGTTCAAGCAGCGCGGCGAGCCCTACAAGATCGAGCTGGCCGAGGAACTGCCCGAGGGCGAGACGATCAGCCTCTACCGGCAAGACGGCTTCCTGGACCTCTGCGCCGGCCCGCACCTGGCTTCGACCGGGCGGATCAAGGCGCTCAAGCTCCTCAGCGCGGCCGGGGCCTATTGGCGCGGGGACGAGCACAACCGGATGCTTCAGCGGATCTACGGCACGGCCTTTGAGTCCCAGAAGGACCTCGATGAGCACCTCCACAAGCTTGAGGAGGCCAAGCGCCGGGACCACCGCCGGTTGGGCAAGGAACTGGACATCTTCTCGATCCATGAGGACGCCGGCCCGGGGCTGATCTTCTGGCACCCCAAGGGCGGTCACATCCGCGAACTGGTCGAGAACTTCTGGCGCGAAGAGCATCGCAAGCGCGGCTACGACATCGTTTATTCGCCCCACATCGCCAAGGTCGACCTCTGGAAGACCAGCGGCCATTGGGGTTGGTACCGCGAGAACATGTACTCACCGATGCCCATCGACGAGGTCGAGTACCTCCTCAAGCCGATGAACTGCCCCTTCCACATCCTGATGTACAAGGCGGCCATGCGGAGCTATCGTGATTTGCCCTTGCGCTGGGCCGAGTTGGGCACGGTCTACCGCTATGAGCGCTCCGGGGTCCTCCATGGGTTGCTCCGGGTGCGCGGCTTCACCCAGGACGACGCCCACATCTTCTGCCGCCCTGACCAACTCGAGGCGGAGATCATGGAGGTCATCGACCTGGCCCGGTTCATGATGAAATCCTTCGGGTACAAGGACTATGACGTCAAGCTTTCGGTCCGCGACCCGAACAACAAAGAGAAGTACGCCGGCTCCGAGGAGGTCTGGCAGGCCGCCGAAGGGGCTTTGGTCGGCGCCCTGACGACCCTCGGCATCCCTTATGACGTCGATGAGGGCGAGGCCAAGTTCTACGGCCCGGCCATCGACATCAAGGTCAAGGACGCTCTTGGCCGCGGGTGGCAGGGTCCGACCATCCAGTGCGACTTCAACCTGCCCGAGCGGTTCGACATGAGCTACGTCGGGGAGGACGGGGCGATGCACCGCCCGGTGATGATCCACCGAACCGTTCTCGGCTCCATGGAACGCTTCGTCGGCGGCCTGATCGAACACTACGCCGGGGCCTTCCCACTCTGGCTGTCGCCGGTCCAGGTGAGGCTCCTCCCGATCACCGACCGTCACCACGAGTACGCGGCACAGGTGGCCGAACGCCTCCGGTCGGCCGGGGTCAGGGCCGAGGTCGACTCCCGCAATGAGAAAGTCAACTACAAGATCCGCCAGGCCCAGGTCGAGAAGGTCCCCTACATGCTGGTGGTGGGGGACAAGGAGGTCGAGTCGGGGACGGTCGCCGTCCGGGACCGCGCGGCCGGCGACCTCGGCCCGATGAAAGTCGAAGACTTCCAGCAGAAGGCGAAGCGAGAGATTGACGCCAAAGCCTGAGCGGGTCTTGGGCCGCAAGGGCCCGAGGGAATCAAGGTCGCCGCGCCGCGGGGGAACCCGCGGCCGCGGCGGCGCCCCGACCGGACCCGGGCGGGGGAGGAGCCGGGGATCCAAGGCCGAGGCCGAACGGGCCAGGATGGCGGCGGCCTTCCAGACGGCGGCCACGGCTTCCTTCAGCGCCCTAATCTGGGCCGGCACGGTTGGCCTGATGAACCGCTACGACTGGCCGAAGAACTTCCTCATCGGCCTGCTCGTCTTGGTCGCCGTGACCTACGCCACCTCGGCCATGGGCCATTTCTGGGGCGGGCGTTCGTACGCCGGCTTGTACGGATTTGGGGTCTACGCCCTCTTCGAGCTGGTCCGGTCGGAGACTTTCTACCTGAGATCAGACCAGCTAGGCTGGTGGTTGTACTTCTTTTTGCCGGTCGTCCTTTTCTACGCTTCCTCCGTCGCCGTCCTGCGACTGAGGGGCCATGGCAAAACCAGTTGATATCTACCGGATTTTGGCTTATAATTGTGGAGCATGGGTAGCGATTCGAGCCGGTTGCCTCCGAACCGTCCCGTGTCGGAATCCCCGAGCGAAAACGAAGGAAAAGGGAGTGTTTCGACTAGTGCCTAAGACCCTGTTCGTGGGCAACCTGCCCTGGTCAGCCACAGACGACGATTTGAGCCAGGTTTTCTCTCAGCATGCCCGGGTGATCTCAGCCCGGATCGTCACCGACCGGGAGACCGGACGGTCGCGTGGGTTCGGTTTCGTCGAGGTCGAGGATGATGGGGCTCAGACCGCCGTCGACGCTCTCAACGGCTACATGCTTGGCGGCCGGCCGATCACCGTCAACGAGGCCCGGCCTCGCGAGGATCGCGGCCCGCGGCGTCGGGACTACTAATCCAGTCCCGACCCAACCGGCCGGGGCCGGCTTAACCGCCGGCCCCTGTGACCGCTTTCACCGGACGGCGGCAGATCAGGTCGACCGACCCGATTTGTCGTAGTCCCATGGAAGCACAGCCTGCCCCCTTGGGGTGCTATCTACCCATTGGGGCAATGGTTGTTACCGGAGCGAAAGTGGTCGCTCAGACGGTATCTTGTCTGGCGGCGAACTTTCGTGCTATACTGGGGTTGTTCGGCAAAAGCGCATAAGCAGTCCGAAAGTAGAAGCTCCCGCTTCTCACCCCCTAGCGTCGGCCCGGCCGGCTGCTCATCGGGTTGGACCACTGTTCCGGCTGTGCCGATGGCACCCCGGGTCAACAGCAGGCAGAAAGAGCGGGTCGTCACCGACCCGCTTTTCGAGTTCCAAGGACGAGCAAGAAACCATCCTGGAGGTGAAGGACATCCCCAAAGACTTAAGGATCAATGACGAAATCCGGGCTCGTGAGGTCCTGATCATCAACGCCAACGGCGACAAGCTTGGCGTGATGCCCCTCCGCGAGGCCATCCGCGTGGCCTTCGACCAAAACCTGGATTTAGTCGAGGTGGCGCCCAACGCTAAGCCGCCTGTCTGCCGCGTCATGGACTACGGCAAGTACAAGTTCGAGATGGCTAAGCGCGACCGCGAGACCAAGAAGAAGCAGAAAACCGCCGGGATGAAAGAGATCCGCATGCGGCCCAACATTGAGGAGCATGATTTTCTGGTCCGCCTGCGCAACATGCAGAAGTTCCTCCGCGAGGGGGATAAGGTGAAGGCGACCATCATGTTCCGCGGCCGGGAGATCGTTCATGCGGACATCGGGCAGGCGCTGCTCCGGCGGATGGTCGAGGACTGCGGCGACATCTGCGCCGTCGAGCGCGACCCGCATCTCGAGGGACGCCACCTAATCATGATCCTCACCCCCAAGCAGGCCCAACAACAGGCCGAATAGCTGGGATTTGCGGGATGCCTCGTCCCCTCGTTCCGGGCCGCCGGGCCCGCCGGGTGCGTTCGTGCCCGGCCGATAGGCCCGCGGTCTGACGTGTGTCCAAGACAGGAGGTCGGGAAATGCCTAAGATGAAGACCCACAAGGGCGCCACGAAGCGGATGAAGCTTACCGCCTCGGGCCGGGTCAAGCGGACCAAGGCCTACAAGAGTCACAAGCTCGAGGTCAAGAGCGCGAAGCGGAAGCGCGGCCTCAGGCAGGACGGCATGGTCAGCTCGGCCGATCGTAAACGGGTGGCTAAGCTCTTGCCCTATCGCTGAGAAGACCCAGGTGATCAAGGTTCCAGGAGGTGTAGTCCATGGCTAGAGTGAAAAGGGGCGTCACCGCTCGCCGGCGCCACAAGAAAATCCTCCGCCTCGCCCGCGGTTTCAGGGGCACTAAGTCGAAGCTCTTCCGGCCCGCCAATGAGGCCGTCATGCACGCCCTGTCGTATGCCCTGGCCCATCGCCGGAAGAAGAAGGGCGATTTCCGGAAGCTCTGGATCGCCCGGATCAACGCCGCCGCCCGGTCCAATGGCATGTCCTACAGCCGGATGATCAACGGACTTAAGAAGGCGGGGGTCCAGGTCAACCGGAAGATGCTGGCCGACATGGCCGTCCGCGACGGCCGCGCCTTCGGGCAACTGGTCGAGCGGGCCAAGCAAGCCCTGGGGGCCTGAGGATAGCGCAAGGGACGAAAAAGTTGTGCCGCCGGCACAACTTTTCTTGTTCAGGGCCCGAGTCCCACGGATCCGTCCCACAGCCTGATTTTCCGCCGGGGGGCAATCGACATGACGACGGTCATCTCCAGTCGTGCCAACCCGCTCATCAGAGAGATCACCAAGCTCAAGTCCAGACACGGCCGGGGCAAGGACGAGCGATTCCTGGTCGAAGGGGTCCGCTTGGTCGAGGAAGCCCTGCGGGCCGGTCTGACCGTGGAGACGGCGGTGGTCTCGGCGGACGTCGGCCCGAAAGGGCGGTTGGCCGATCTGCTGAACGGACTGGAGCGAGCCGGGGCCAGGCTGATCACGGTCTCGGCGAGTATCCTGGGCGAACTGGCCGAGACCGATTCTCCGCAGGGCCTCGTGGTCGTCGTCCGCCGACCGGCCGGCGCCCAGGCCGACGACATCGCGCGCCTGGCTCGACGGCCCGGTCCTGGTGGACCTCCGCTGGTCCTGGTCCTCGATGGCCTGCAGGACCCGGGCAACCTCGGAACCATTCTGCGAACGGCCGAAGCCTGTGCGGTCAGCGGGGTGGTGGCCGGGAAGGGCACGGCCGATCCGTATCAGCCCAAGGCCCTCCGAGCGAGCATGGGTGCGGCCTTCAGAGCGGGACCGGCCATCGGGGCCGACCCTCAGGCGATCGCCGAGGTCTTGCGGCGTGAGGGCCTGACCATCGTCGCCACGGTGGCCGACGACGGCGAGCCCTTGACCCGCCTGAATTTCAGCGTTCCCGCGGCCATCGTGATCGGCGGGGAGGGGGCCGGGGTCTCCGGAGAGTGGTTGGACCTTGTTGACCGGAAAGGGACCATTTCCACGCCCGGCCCGACCGAGTCACTAAATGCAGCTGTAGCTGCGGCTATCTTCCTCTACGAAGCCCTGAGGCAGCGCCGCTTGACATAACCAAACTTGCCAGCCCGGAGACCGTTGTGTTATAATCGGGCCGTGGCCGCATAAGAGCGGAAGGGTAGTGAGGCAATGGTCTTGATGGCCCAGTTGTTCTGGAGAATCTTTGAGACCACCGGCTCTGTCACTGCATATCTGCTCTACAGAAGGTACTCGACGCAATGAAGCGTGGCCCGGCCTAGACCGGGCCCGGACTTTAAGTGGCGGCGTCTGGGCAACCCGCGCCGTCGCCCGAGCATCAAAGGGATCACACCGGCGGAGACGGAGAAGAGTAGGTCGGGGGCCCTCCTCAAGGGAGGGGGCGTCAGTGGACTGCAAGCGCCCCCAGGAACGGTCCGACCGAAGTTCGCTCCCGAGCCTCCGGGCTGAAGGGCACCGCGGCCGTTACTCGCGGCGTTTGGTAGGTCCGGACGAAGCTCCCTCGTTAGCGGGAGGGGATATCTGATGGTATCCACCCAGGTGGTACAGCGGAAGCGTGGGCTTTCGTCCTAGGGACGGGGTCCTTTTTGTTTTTCAAGCACGACGGAGGCGAAGGACATTGCGAGAGCAGCTCAACGGACTCAGGGAAGAAGCCCTGAAAGCGACAACCGAGACGAGGACGGCCGCCGACCTCCAGGAGGTCAGGGTGAGGTACCTCGGCAAGAAGGGCGCGCTGACGGTCATCCTACGCGGCATGGGAGGGCTCTCCCCGGAGGAAAGACCGATCATCGGCCAAGTGGCCAACGCGACTCGTGATGAGATCGAGGCGGCGCTGGCCGACAAGGCCGCCCGCCTCGAGTCCGCCGAACTCGATCGGCGGCTGGCCGGGGAACGCGTCGACGTCACCCTCCCGGGGGCCTGGCTGCCGAGGGGCACCATCCACCCGATGTCCCTGGTCATCGAAGAGATCAAGGAGATCTTCATTAGTATGGGCTTCACTCTGGTCGATGGACCGGAGGTGGAGACCGACTATTACAACTTCGAAGCCCTGAACATCCCCAGGGATCATCCGGCCCGCGACACCCAGGATTCGTTCTTCATCACCCCGGACATCCTCTTGCGCACCCAGACCTCGCCGGTCCAGGTGCGGACGATGGAGAAGATGGCGCCACGGCTGCCGGTGCGGATCATCACCATCGGTAAGGTCTACCGACGCGACGAGGTGGATCCGACCCACGGGTCGGTCTTCACTCAGCTGGAAGGGTTGGTCGTCGACCACGAGATCACCATGGCCGACCTGAAGGGCACGCTGACCATGATGGCCCGAAGGCTTTATGGCGAATCGGTTCGGATCAGGTTGCGCCCGAGCTACTTCCCGTTCACGGAGCCGAGTTGCGAGACCGACGCCTCCTGTCCCGTCTGCGACGGCGAGGGCTGCCGGGTCTGCAAGGGGAGCGGTTGGATCGAGCTGGGCGGCTCGGGGATGGTCCACCCGCACGTGCTGGCGGCCGGCGGCTACGATTCGGAAGCCGTCTCCGGCTTCGCCTTCGGGTTCGGGGTCGAGCGGATGACCATGCGCAAGTACGGCCTTGACGACCTGCGTCTGCTCTATACCGACGACGTACGCTTCCTGCGTCAGTTCTAAGGGGAGGGCCACCGATGATCGTTTCCTATCAATGGCTGAAGGAACTCGTCCCCATCGGCGACATCGAACCCCAGGAGATGGCCCGCCGGTTGACCATGGCCGGCGTGACGGTGGACGCGGTGAACCCGGTCAACCAGGGCGTCCACGGGGTCGTCGTCGGCGAGATAAAGTCCCTTTCCCCGCATCCGAAGGCCGATCGGCTCCAGGTGGCCACGGTCGATACGGCCGCGGCCAACGGCCGCCCGCTGACCATCGTCACCGGGGCTTTCAACCTCAAGGTCGGTGACCGCGTTCCGGCGGCCGTGCCCGGCTCGCGCCTGCCGGGCGGGAGGGAGATCAGCCGGGTCGACTATCGCGGCGTGCCCTCGGAGGGCATGCTCTGCGCCTGGACCGAGTTGATCAAGGGGGAGGGGCACGAGGAGGGCGAGGGCATCCTGATCCTTCAGGGGGATACCCCGCTCGGCCTCGACGTCGTGCCTCTCCTCGGTCTTGACGACTGCCTCCTCGAGCTCGACCTGACCGTCAACTACGCCTCACACTGTCAGAGCATGCTCGGCGTGGCCCGGGAAGCGGCGGCCATCCTCGAGCGACCGCTCCAACCGCCCCGAGTCTTCCTTTACGAGACCGGTCCGAAGCGGGCTTTCGATCTGCTCAAGGTGGAGGTTCAGGACCCTGAACTCTGCCCGGCCTACGCGGCCAGGGTGATCACCGACATCAAGCTCGGGTCGTCTCCCGAATGGCTGCAGCGGCGGCTCGAACGGGCCGGCATCCGGCCGATCAACAACATCGTCGACGTCACCAACTACGTCATGGTCGAGTACGGGCAGCCCCTCCACGCCTTCGACTACGACACCGTGGCCGACCACAAGATCATCGTCCGCACCGGGCGTCCCGGCGACAAGCTGGTCACTCTCGATGGCGTCGAGCGCGAGCTGAGCCCGGAGATGCTCCTTATCACCGACCCCGAGAAGGTCCTCGGCCTGGCCGGCGTGATGGGCGGCCTGAACTCCG from the Bacillota bacterium genome contains:
- a CDS encoding ABC transporter permease; translation: MGRYVRSARDAWRAFAPATWLGWQIDSNWTDLFTFSIYTLIKPMAGALIVVVMYLVGTRTSTRTDFFAQMYTGNAFYTYLGAIIYGMSWVIHEDREHYEMIKYVYIGTVHLYWYLLGRAVAKFLVATLSVVILLAAGKLFLGLQLTPATVDWAYFLGAFLLGIAAATGLGLALAGAMMITARQAEMASEVVSGAFYLVCGFLFPIDVLPRWGQAIARWIPFTYWNEAIKRGLFGHGSNKALAAMSNGDVMTWLLVSTAVCAVLSFLAFFGAESLAKRRGLLDQLTSY
- the ytxC gene encoding putative sporulation protein YtxC; this encodes MEVLAIGTSEDILPIRNRLSSEFRFLEEEGLSVSIHESERGNLHLLGCRLDAHRRLGQTEAVESFQHYVANALSDVIINDWERNLLRKMIKTGYYYFSEQEQDAVYDYAKRGLSGRHGGKEDEVLYKINRKGRVLERLLEYLKQNTELVVEGFVTFRLQDYLSELEEAVDQAVDDFLLEREYREFIRLLKYFVDAQEPKLEMVHVFINPDGTFKLVDSQQNVINNEYLEEFVVEMIETEVNYDDLLVSALITIAPRTLTVHTRKMEENDETLETIRNVFGERAKFCYGCRMCQNESQLKPVQLKGKTHQP
- a CDS encoding DUF445 family protein, which gives rise to MTPLQPAELLALPILGALLGGFAAFIAVKSLFWPARPVRLPILGWRIQGLIPGHQEEAAKALGRLVEERVLSRPDLYAKLVDPVLRGELVGSLAAALETRVRALVPGIIPAFAATAVAALVRRVAQRELGSLLGLYLDRLASRVEGGLGLGKLVEDRVMALSPNDLEELVKGLAGPQLRWVQALGVLFGLVVGLGQAVLIWPLVSR
- the thrS gene encoding threonine--tRNA ligase; protein product: MEQIKVTLPDGSQREFPKGVKPAEIAASLSQKLAKSALAAKVDGRLVDLSRPLNRDALVELVTFDSPEGQAVYRHTAAHVLAQAVKRLFPEAKLTIGPAIEDGFYYDFDVEKPFTPEDIERIEAEMKKIIQENLALERSEVSRGEAVSEFKQRGEPYKIELAEELPEGETISLYRQDGFLDLCAGPHLASTGRIKALKLLSAAGAYWRGDEHNRMLQRIYGTAFESQKDLDEHLHKLEEAKRRDHRRLGKELDIFSIHEDAGPGLIFWHPKGGHIRELVENFWREEHRKRGYDIVYSPHIAKVDLWKTSGHWGWYRENMYSPMPIDEVEYLLKPMNCPFHILMYKAAMRSYRDLPLRWAELGTVYRYERSGVLHGLLRVRGFTQDDAHIFCRPDQLEAEIMEVIDLARFMMKSFGYKDYDVKLSVRDPNNKEKYAGSEEVWQAAEGALVGALTTLGIPYDVDEGEAKFYGPAIDIKVKDALGRGWQGPTIQCDFNLPERFDMSYVGEDGAMHRPVMIHRTVLGSMERFVGGLIEHYAGAFPLWLSPVQVRLLPITDRHHEYAAQVAERLRSAGVRAEVDSRNEKVNYKIRQAQVEKVPYMLVVGDKEVESGTVAVRDRAAGDLGPMKVEDFQQKAKREIDAKA
- a CDS encoding RNA-binding protein; the protein is MPKTLFVGNLPWSATDDDLSQVFSQHARVISARIVTDRETGRSRGFGFVEVEDDGAQTAVDALNGYMLGGRPITVNEARPREDRGPRRRDY
- the infC gene encoding translation initiation factor IF-3: MPKDLRINDEIRAREVLIINANGDKLGVMPLREAIRVAFDQNLDLVEVAPNAKPPVCRVMDYGKYKFEMAKRDRETKKKQKTAGMKEIRMRPNIEEHDFLVRLRNMQKFLREGDKVKATIMFRGREIVHADIGQALLRRMVEDCGDICAVERDPHLEGRHLIMILTPKQAQQQAE
- the rpmI gene encoding 50S ribosomal protein L35, with the protein product MPKMKTHKGATKRMKLTASGRVKRTKAYKSHKLEVKSAKRKRGLRQDGMVSSADRKRVAKLLPYR
- the rplT gene encoding 50S ribosomal protein L20, giving the protein MARVKRGVTARRRHKKILRLARGFRGTKSKLFRPANEAVMHALSYALAHRRKKKGDFRKLWIARINAAARSNGMSYSRMINGLKKAGVQVNRKMLADMAVRDGRAFGQLVERAKQALGA
- a CDS encoding RNA methyltransferase gives rise to the protein MTTVISSRANPLIREITKLKSRHGRGKDERFLVEGVRLVEEALRAGLTVETAVVSADVGPKGRLADLLNGLERAGARLITVSASILGELAETDSPQGLVVVVRRPAGAQADDIARLARRPGPGGPPLVLVLDGLQDPGNLGTILRTAEACAVSGVVAGKGTADPYQPKALRASMGAAFRAGPAIGADPQAIAEVLRREGLTIVATVADDGEPLTRLNFSVPAAIVIGGEGAGVSGEWLDLVDRKGTISTPGPTESLNAAVAAAIFLYEALRQRRLT
- a CDS encoding YqzL family protein — translated: MAQLFWRIFETTGSVTAYLLYRRYSTQ
- the pheS gene encoding phenylalanine--tRNA ligase subunit alpha produces the protein MREQLNGLREEALKATTETRTAADLQEVRVRYLGKKGALTVILRGMGGLSPEERPIIGQVANATRDEIEAALADKAARLESAELDRRLAGERVDVTLPGAWLPRGTIHPMSLVIEEIKEIFISMGFTLVDGPEVETDYYNFEALNIPRDHPARDTQDSFFITPDILLRTQTSPVQVRTMEKMAPRLPVRIITIGKVYRRDEVDPTHGSVFTQLEGLVVDHEITMADLKGTLTMMARRLYGESVRIRLRPSYFPFTEPSCETDASCPVCDGEGCRVCKGSGWIELGGSGMVHPHVLAAGGYDSEAVSGFAFGFGVERMTMRKYGLDDLRLLYTDDVRFLRQF